In Providencia hangzhouensis, the DNA window ACACATTTAAGTAAGGATTAAGCATGCTTGCGGATTTAGAAACACGCATACTAACGAAAATTGATGATATGGTTGAACACGCGAGCGATGATGAACTCTTCGCTGGCGGCTATTTGCGTGGTCACTTAACCCTTGCTGTGGCTGAACTGGAAGAAGAAAACGAAACCAGTTCTGAAGCATTATATCAACGTGTCGAAGTCAGTATTCAAAATGCCATCAAAGCTGGCGAATTGACACCACCAGACCAAGTACTGGTTTTAGATATGTGGAAAAACTTATTAAATAACGCCATTTAATTTGTTGAGTTCTGTATGAAAAGCGGGGAAACCCGCTTTTTTGTTAGCTAAATTTTGTTGCGAGTAAAAATTATGGCGAATATTCGTTTAGCAACCCCCCTTGATGCCAAATATCTTCCTCCGGTGGAAGCCTCCGCAGGCCAGGCATTTACGAGTATCGAAAAATATAAATGGCTTGCTGAAGGTGATGGGCAAACGGAGCAAGACCACCTCGATTTTATTTCTGAGCAATTAGAGTGGGTAGCAGTGAATGATTGTGATGAACCAATTGGTTTTATCAATGCTGAAGATCATCATACTAGCCTGCATATTTGTGAGGTTTCTGTTTGCCAGCAATGGCAAGGACGCGGGCTGGGTAAAAAGCTGATTAAGCAGGTACTTGGTGCTGCTTTGGCACGGAATATCACGGTAGTGACATTGACCACTTGCCGCGATGTGCCTTGGAATGCACCTTATTACCAACGCTTGGGTTTTAAAATTCTTGAAGATAATGAGCTAACCACCGAACTACAGGCTATTTTACAGTCTGAGGTCGATGCAGGGTTTGCTGCTGAAGACCGTTGTGCAATGGCTATCTCATTAACTTAATGCATTAATAAGGGAGTTTAATAGGGCGACCTAATAATAATTTCCTTACCCAAAAACGGTTTGGGTTGAGTTCTGCAAGAGTTTCATCGTCTAGGGGGAGTACTTCCCCAAAAATTTGCGCCGCAAGCAATTCTGCGCAAAGTGGTGCGGTTGATAACCCTCTTGACCCTAATGCACCAAAAATAAATAAATTTGGGTGCACTGGAGCGAGTGCAATAGGCTGTTCTTTGGCAATTTGAGTGGGCAAATTGTGATAGAGTGCCACATGTTGTTCGAAATCAGGCACATTGCCTAATAACGGAAAATGGTCGCGAATAACACAACGAATACCTTGGCGTGAACGTTGCTGAGAAATATCGATATCCTTAGGCCAAGTTACATCGGGTAGGTTATCAACCAGCTTTTGGCGGTTCCCTTGCTGTTCCTCTTCACTATAATCGAAATCAAGTCGTTCACGTTGGTAGCTAGCACCTAAGCAATGTTGTGTACCCGTGGCATCGGCAGGGGTTAAATAGCCTTCAAAGCACAGAACATTTTTCAGTTGTTGTAGGGTGTGATTGGTTGGAATATGGCTGACTTGCCCACGCACAGGCGAAATAGGTAAATTAACGGTTTGAGCAAATTGGCGCAGCTTGTGCCCATTAGCAATAATGACAGTTGAGTGAACACGTGTTAGCTGTTTGTGTTGTGCGGTTTCAATTAATAACTGCCAATCTTGTTCTGTTTGTTTTAATTCAACGACATTATGTTCAAAACAGAAGGTAATACCCTGCTGTTGTAAATATTGTTGTAAACTCTCACAAAGCTGGGCAGGGCACAGCCATCCTCCAGACGCATAATGAATGCCATCATGGTTGACATCAACGCCGCAAATACCACTCAGTTGCTGACGACTTTTACCAATAGCAAAATCAGCTGGCCATTCGGTTCCTAGCATTCCTGCTATCTTGCGAGCCACTTTGTCGTTATAGGCTAATTGGCTCACGCCACACCATTGCCCTTCAAACGAGAGTCCTTGCTTCGCTAATTGATGGTAAAAACGAGAAGCAAAAGGGAAAGCGCTGACAAAAAAACGTTCGAGTGGGTCGTTATTGCCGGTGAGTAAGGGGTAAATAGCCCCTTGGCGATTGCCCGAAGCATTCTGTGCAACTTGTGCATCTTGGCAGTATAAGGTGACTTTAGCACCGCGGTTATGAAGGGCGTAGGCCGCTGTTAAACTGGCAAGCCCACCACCAATGATAGCGACATCAGTTGGGTTATCTGCGCTTTTTCTGGCAAACCAAGGCGTTGGGATATCAATTTCTTTTTCAGCTAAGACCCCAGTTAACATTTCTCGTTTGTTACCAAAGCCTTTGACTTTTTTAAGGGTAAAGCCAGCTTGTTGAAGGCCTCGTTTAACGGAACCTGCCACGGTAAATGTTGCAAAAGTTCCATTGATGCGGGCGAATTTTGCCATATTAGTGAACAGTTGTTCACTCCACATTTCGGGATTTTTTGAGGGAGCGAAACCATCTAAAAACCAAGCATCTATCTTATTGTTTAAATTGTTTTTTAGTAAAGATATTTGCTCATTTACATCACCAAACCATAAATCTAATATCACACTGCCATTTTCTAACATGATCCGCTGGTTACCCGGTAAGGTTTGTGGCCAATTTTCACAAAGGGATTGTGAGAAGCTGCTCAGTTCAGGCCAACATTGGTGGGCTGTCATTAAGTCAGATTGTGTTAATGGGTATTTTTCAAAACTAATAAAATGTAATTGTTGCAATTTTGCGTTTGGATTTTCGGCTTTAAATTGTTTAAAAGATTGCCATAATGCTAAAAAATTCAACCCAGTACCAAACCCGGTTTCGGCAATTACACAGGTTGTGAAAGGGTGCGTCGCGAAGCGCTCAGGAAAATGATTTCCTTGCAAAAACACATGGCGAGCTTCTTCTAAGCCATCTTGGTTAGAAAAATAGATATCTGCAAACTGTTCAGACATGGGGGTGCCTTCGTCATTCCAGCTCAGGCGTGCGGTTTGTACAGCGTTCTTTTTCACGATAAGCCTACATTCTTTATTTAATTCCTAAATTTTACCGCTGATATGGGTGTAAGGCTACCGTCATAAAAAAGTCTTATTGGCGTCATAAAGAAAAAAATACAAATATTTACCCTGATCGGACTTGTTCAGCGTACAAGTGTAAGCTAAAGTGACAACCTGTAATCCCGCAATCATATAATTATAGACATGAGGTAACGAATGAAGCGTGCAGTCATCACTGGTCTAGGTATTGTTTCCAGCCTTGGTAATAACCAGGAAGAAGTACTGGCTTCTCTGAAGGAAGGTCGTTCCGGGATCACTTTCTCAGAAGAATTCAAAGAGGCAGGGCTGCGTAGCCATGTCTGGGGTAATGTTAAAAATTTAGACCCAAAAGATTTAATCGACCGTAAAATTTTCCGTTTTATGAGTGATTGCTCCGCCTATGCTTATTTATCGATGGAACAAGCGATTGCGGATTCAGGTTTAACAGAAGAACAAGTTTCAAATTTACGTACAGGTATCGTTGTTGGCTCTGGTGGTGGTTCTCCACGTAACCAAGTTGCTGGTTCTGACGGTATGCGTGCTAAAGGTTTACGTGGTGTGGGCCCATACATGGTGACTCGTGCAATGGCATCAGGTATTTCTGCTTGTTTAGCAACGCCATTTAAAATCAAAGGTGTGAACTACTCCATCAGTTCTGCTTGTTCAACATCAGCGCACTGTATTGGCCATGCGGTTGAGTTAATTCAATTAGGCAAGCAAGATGTTGTTTTTGCTGGTGGCGGTGAAGAACTGAGCTGGGAAATGACCTGTGAGTTTGACGCAATGGGCGCATTGTCGACTAAATACAATGAGACGCCAGACAAAGCATCAAGAACTTACGATAAAGACCGTGATGGTTTCGTTATTGCAGGCGGCGGCGGTATCGTCGTGGTTGAAGAGTTAGAGCACGCTTTAGCTCGTGGTGCGCATATCTATGCTGAAATTGTTGGCTATGGTGCAACGTCTGACGGTGCAGATATGGTTGCGCCATCAGGTGAAGGTGCTGTACGCTGTATGCAAATGGCAATGCAAGGTGTTGAAAAAATTGATTATATCAATACACACGGTACATCAACACCAGTGGGTGACACCAAAGAGTTAGAAGCGATTCAAGAAGTGTTTGGTAGTAACTCCCCAGCAATTTCTGCAACGAAAGCGATGAGCGGTCACTCATTAGGTGCTGCGGGTGTCCACGAAGCAATTTACAGCTTGCTAATGTTAGAACACGGCTTTATTGCACCAAGCATTAATGTCGAAAATCTAGATGAGAAAGCAGCAGGCCTGAATATCGTGACTAAACCAACGGAGCAAGCGCTGGAAACAGTCATGTCTAACAGTTTCGGTTTTGGTGGAACTAACGCCACATTAGTGATGAGCAAATACAAAGCATAATTTGTATCAGGAAAACTAATTAAATAAGCGAGAACTTCGGTTCTCGTTTTTTTTATATATATGAAATCAATAGGCACACTATCGTTGTTTTATTAAATAATTAATATTTTGAATATGGGAGTATATGGCAAATAAACAAAGTTAATTGATATAGGAAAAATTTATGAGTATTAAAAATTTCTTTTACACAATGAGTAATAGTTCGACAAAGATGCTTGAAGTCTATATTAAAAATAGCTCCGAAGCGAATAAAAAAAATGTATTTAACATGGCTTTTTCTAAGATAAGTAACATATACAACCGATATGGGTGGGATGTTGAAGGAAAAGGTAAAGAGAAAATCACAAAGCAAATTAAAATTTTAAATTATCTAGTGGATATAAATACCGACAAATCGAAAAATAGTGATAGTAGTCATCTATTACACGTCAAATCAGAACATAAACTCGATATGCTTGCAGCCTACTATGACTATTCGAATAAAAAAATAACTGCGGAAAGCATGGTGAAACTTCTTCTTGGTAGTACCTATAATAGAAATATTCATGTTAGTAGCGCAAATATTGATTTCTCAGGCTCAGATTTGTCGAACACAATAGTTGAAACAAGTAATAACATCCCTTTGTTAAGAGCTAATTTTTCTGAGGCCAATGCTGAAAATACGAAAATTAACATCCCAGTTAAAATAGATGTTGATTACAACTTTACGAATACTAATTTAAAAAATGCGACAATAAAACTAGATATCCAGTATGATAATTTGAGTGATACGGTTATGAGTAGCTTATTTGGTAATGATGACTTCCCTTATAAAAGTGTTTTTAGTTCAATATCGACAATTGATAATAAATATATTGGAATTAAACAAGAGGCATTTAATAAGCTTGCGAAAGCTTATGCCGGAAGAAAGGATTATTTTGAAAAAAACAGTCTAATTAAACAAAGTTTTTTGGAGCAATATCGTGATATTAATATGGCATTAGATGGGAATAAACATGATGCCGACTACATGGCTTAACTAATCTCCACCATCACCACCCCCTGAATCAGATGATGAGCAATCTGAACTTGAGTTATCATTAGAACAATAATGGTTGCTTGAGCGGTGATTATTATCACTGGATGAACTGTCATAATAAGGGGGGGGCAGC includes these proteins:
- the mnmC gene encoding bifunctional tRNA (5-methylaminomethyl-2-thiouridine)(34)-methyltransferase MnmD/FAD-dependent 5-carboxymethylaminomethyl-2-thiouridine(34) oxidoreductase MnmC; translation: MKKNAVQTARLSWNDEGTPMSEQFADIYFSNQDGLEEARHVFLQGNHFPERFATHPFTTCVIAETGFGTGLNFLALWQSFKQFKAENPNAKLQQLHFISFEKYPLTQSDLMTAHQCWPELSSFSQSLCENWPQTLPGNQRIMLENGSVILDLWFGDVNEQISLLKNNLNNKIDAWFLDGFAPSKNPEMWSEQLFTNMAKFARINGTFATFTVAGSVKRGLQQAGFTLKKVKGFGNKREMLTGVLAEKEIDIPTPWFARKSADNPTDVAIIGGGLASLTAAYALHNRGAKVTLYCQDAQVAQNASGNRQGAIYPLLTGNNDPLERFFVSAFPFASRFYHQLAKQGLSFEGQWCGVSQLAYNDKVARKIAGMLGTEWPADFAIGKSRQQLSGICGVDVNHDGIHYASGGWLCPAQLCESLQQYLQQQGITFCFEHNVVELKQTEQDWQLLIETAQHKQLTRVHSTVIIANGHKLRQFAQTVNLPISPVRGQVSHIPTNHTLQQLKNVLCFEGYLTPADATGTQHCLGASYQRERLDFDYSEEEQQGNRQKLVDNLPDVTWPKDIDISQQRSRQGIRCVIRDHFPLLGNVPDFEQHVALYHNLPTQIAKEQPIALAPVHPNLFIFGALGSRGLSTAPLCAELLAAQIFGEVLPLDDETLAELNPNRFWVRKLLLGRPIKLPY
- a CDS encoding YfcL family protein, yielding MLADLETRILTKIDDMVEHASDDELFAGGYLRGHLTLAVAELEEENETSSEALYQRVEVSIQNAIKAGELTPPDQVLVLDMWKNLLNNAI
- a CDS encoding GNAT family N-acetyltransferase, whose amino-acid sequence is MANIRLATPLDAKYLPPVEASAGQAFTSIEKYKWLAEGDGQTEQDHLDFISEQLEWVAVNDCDEPIGFINAEDHHTSLHICEVSVCQQWQGRGLGKKLIKQVLGAALARNITVVTLTTCRDVPWNAPYYQRLGFKILEDNELTTELQAILQSEVDAGFAAEDRCAMAISLT
- the fabB gene encoding beta-ketoacyl-ACP synthase I, whose product is MKRAVITGLGIVSSLGNNQEEVLASLKEGRSGITFSEEFKEAGLRSHVWGNVKNLDPKDLIDRKIFRFMSDCSAYAYLSMEQAIADSGLTEEQVSNLRTGIVVGSGGGSPRNQVAGSDGMRAKGLRGVGPYMVTRAMASGISACLATPFKIKGVNYSISSACSTSAHCIGHAVELIQLGKQDVVFAGGGEELSWEMTCEFDAMGALSTKYNETPDKASRTYDKDRDGFVIAGGGGIVVVEELEHALARGAHIYAEIVGYGATSDGADMVAPSGEGAVRCMQMAMQGVEKIDYINTHGTSTPVGDTKELEAIQEVFGSNSPAISATKAMSGHSLGAAGVHEAIYSLLMLEHGFIAPSINVENLDEKAAGLNIVTKPTEQALETVMSNSFGFGGTNATLVMSKYKA